A window from Gemmatimonadaceae bacterium encodes these proteins:
- the wrbA gene encoding NAD(P)H:quinone oxidoreductase, translating into MATVATVRLAVIFYSTYGTNHQMAEIAAEAARAAGAEVRLLKVKETAPDEVVKGQDAWRAQAEKSAHLPEPTYADMEWANAYLFSAPTRYGVSASQLRAFIDTLGPIWAQGKLANKAVSAMTSAQNTHGGQESTILGLYTTMMHWGAIIVAPGYTDPIYYKSGGNPYGVSVNAGSITDDQKEAIRAQARRLVEFAGKIAS; encoded by the coding sequence ATGGCAACGGTGGCAACCGTACGACTCGCGGTGATCTTTTACAGCACTTACGGCACCAATCATCAGATGGCGGAGATCGCGGCCGAAGCGGCACGGGCGGCGGGTGCGGAAGTGCGTTTGCTCAAAGTGAAGGAGACGGCGCCCGACGAAGTGGTGAAGGGTCAGGATGCATGGCGGGCCCAGGCGGAAAAGAGCGCGCATCTTCCCGAGCCGACCTACGCCGACATGGAGTGGGCGAACGCGTATCTGTTCAGCGCTCCGACGCGATATGGTGTCTCAGCGAGTCAGCTGCGCGCGTTCATCGACACGCTCGGCCCGATCTGGGCGCAGGGCAAGCTGGCCAACAAGGCGGTGTCGGCGATGACGAGCGCGCAGAATACGCACGGCGGCCAGGAATCGACGATTCTTGGATTGTACACGACGATGATGCACTGGGGTGCGATCATCGTGGCGCCGGGATATACGGATCCGATCTACTACAAGTCGGGCGGCAATCCGTACGGTGTGAGTGTGAACGCGGGCTCGATCACGGACGATCAGAAGGAGGCGATTCGCGCGCAGGCGCGCCGGTTGGTGGAGTTTGCGGGGAAGATCGCGTCGTAG
- a CDS encoding dipeptidase, which yields MPPLRAILFLAFAVSFSTAPADAAAQSTDPNMARALSVLRRAPVMDGHNDLPWRIREDSVHPGDVEAYDISKHTPGMTDIPRLRQGHVGAQFWSIYIPGEPTDRAYRRNGDVASTPGYARVQLEQIDIARAVIANHPELQWALTADAVRANFKRGTIGSLLGLEGGHAIENSLALLRQYYALGARYMTLTHNVTLDWADAALDAPKHGGLTPFGREVVREMNRLGMLVDLSHVSPGTMSAALDVSEAPVIFSHSGARALVDHPRNVPDSILARLPKNGGVVMVPFVTEFVSAAVKADADALAAVSAAAGKRYPNDAAAAKREVDAWRASHPRPQATVAQVADMIDHVRKVAGVDHVGIGSDFDGITDNVVGLEDVSKYPTLFAELARRGWSDADLAKLSSGNILRVLQQAEQVSARLKKTRKPSIATIEELDRGVKPKA from the coding sequence ATGCCGCCGCTTCGCGCCATTCTCTTTCTCGCTTTCGCCGTGTCTTTCTCGACCGCTCCCGCCGACGCCGCCGCTCAATCGACCGATCCCAACATGGCCCGCGCGCTCAGCGTGCTTCGCCGCGCGCCCGTCATGGACGGCCACAACGACCTCCCCTGGCGCATTCGCGAGGACAGCGTGCATCCCGGAGACGTCGAGGCATATGACATCTCGAAACACACACCTGGCATGACCGACATTCCGCGCCTCAGGCAAGGACATGTCGGCGCGCAATTCTGGTCGATCTACATTCCCGGCGAGCCGACCGATCGCGCGTACCGGCGCAACGGCGACGTCGCGAGCACGCCCGGCTACGCGCGCGTGCAGCTCGAGCAGATCGACATCGCCCGCGCCGTGATCGCGAACCATCCCGAGCTGCAGTGGGCGCTCACCGCCGACGCCGTGCGCGCCAACTTCAAGCGAGGCACGATCGGCTCGCTGCTCGGACTCGAGGGCGGACACGCGATCGAGAATTCCCTCGCCCTCCTGCGCCAGTACTACGCGCTCGGCGCCCGCTACATGACGCTCACGCACAACGTCACGCTCGACTGGGCGGACGCGGCGCTCGACGCACCGAAGCACGGCGGGCTCACACCCTTCGGACGCGAAGTCGTGCGCGAGATGAACCGGCTCGGCATGCTGGTCGATCTGTCGCACGTGTCGCCAGGGACGATGAGTGCCGCGCTCGACGTGTCCGAGGCGCCGGTGATCTTCTCACACTCCGGCGCCCGCGCGCTGGTCGATCATCCGCGCAACGTCCCCGACTCGATTCTCGCGCGCCTCCCGAAGAACGGCGGCGTCGTGATGGTACCGTTCGTCACCGAGTTCGTGTCCGCGGCGGTGAAGGCCGACGCCGATGCACTGGCGGCCGTGTCCGCGGCGGCGGGCAAGCGTTATCCGAATGACGCCGCGGCGGCGAAGCGCGAGGTGGATGCATGGCGCGCGTCGCATCCGCGCCCGCAAGCGACCGTTGCGCAGGTCGCCGACATGATCGACCACGTGCGCAAGGTCGCCGGCGTCGATCACGTCGGCATCGGCAGCGACTTCGACGGCATCACCGACAACGTCGTCGGGCTCGAGGATGTCTCGAAGTATCCGACGCTGTTCGCGGAGCTTGCGCGCCGCGGCTGGAGCGACGCGGATCTCGCCAAGCTCTCGAGCGGGAACATCCTGCGCGTGCTCCAGCAGGCGGAACAAGTGTCGGCGCGGTTGAAGAAGACGAGGAAGCCGTCGATCGCGACGATCGAGGAGTTGGATCGAGGGGTGAAGCCGAAGGCGTGA
- a CDS encoding sigma-54 dependent transcriptional regulator has product MPTLLVLKLSDSFSALWPTLARECELELEVTASVERFDTARDAVGVVAGGGEEHRFEQIFRDLAPCDMAIAAVGAERDRRIAVAAIRGGASDFFSLADDLDLLRSWLHDQCERLHTRHRRTEFAENQRSKYRFDGILGESQSLVSALDRAARIIPHPNVTVLITGETGTGKELLARALHYNGPRREAPFVDINCAAIPEHLLESELFGHEKGAFTDASATKPGLFELANGGTLFLDEIGHLPATLQGKLLRVLQERQIRRVGATKSIHIDVKVIAATHVNLSAAVKRGEFREDLFYRLNVVPLELPPLRARVEDIVPLARHFLKTFAAEYNVPAPQLSSAAERVLRQRRWPGNVRELRNCIERAVLLCDGRQLSPADVEADAVTEVREENGIPFPAPLNTVIVAVVREMLELCGGNKSEAARRLAISRTRFQRLLDHGDTDIPPDDEAESAEESAGLKLVAAHPAIGARGAR; this is encoded by the coding sequence GTGCCGACTCTGCTGGTCCTCAAGCTGAGCGATTCGTTCTCCGCGCTGTGGCCAACCCTCGCGCGCGAGTGCGAGCTCGAGCTCGAGGTCACCGCGTCGGTCGAGCGCTTCGACACGGCGCGCGACGCGGTCGGCGTCGTGGCCGGCGGCGGCGAGGAACATCGCTTCGAACAGATCTTTCGCGATCTCGCGCCGTGCGACATGGCGATCGCGGCGGTCGGGGCGGAACGCGATCGACGGATCGCCGTCGCGGCGATTCGCGGCGGCGCGTCAGACTTCTTCTCGCTCGCGGACGATCTCGACCTGCTGCGCTCGTGGCTGCACGACCAGTGCGAGCGGTTGCACACGCGGCACCGCCGCACCGAGTTCGCCGAGAATCAGCGGAGCAAGTACCGCTTCGACGGAATTCTGGGTGAGAGCCAGTCGCTGGTGTCGGCGCTCGATCGTGCGGCGCGCATCATTCCGCACCCGAACGTCACGGTGCTCATCACGGGTGAGACGGGCACAGGAAAGGAACTGCTCGCGCGCGCGCTGCACTACAACGGGCCTCGGCGCGAAGCACCGTTCGTCGACATCAACTGCGCGGCGATCCCCGAGCATCTGCTCGAAAGCGAGTTGTTCGGCCACGAGAAAGGCGCGTTCACCGACGCGTCGGCCACCAAGCCCGGCCTGTTCGAGCTCGCGAACGGCGGTACGCTGTTTCTCGACGAGATTGGCCATCTGCCCGCGACGCTCCAGGGCAAATTGCTGCGCGTGTTGCAGGAGCGGCAGATTCGCCGTGTCGGCGCGACGAAATCAATTCATATTGACGTCAAAGTAATTGCGGCGACGCACGTCAACCTGTCGGCCGCGGTGAAGCGCGGAGAGTTTCGCGAAGATCTCTTCTATCGATTGAACGTGGTGCCGCTCGAACTGCCCCCTCTGCGTGCGCGCGTCGAGGACATCGTGCCGCTGGCGCGGCACTTTCTGAAGACGTTCGCGGCAGAGTACAACGTGCCGGCGCCGCAGCTGTCGTCGGCCGCCGAGCGGGTGCTGCGGCAGCGCCGCTGGCCGGGCAACGTGCGCGAGCTGCGGAATTGCATCGAGCGCGCGGTGCTGCTGTGCGACGGCCGCCAGCTCAGTCCCGCGGACGTCGAGGCGGATGCCGTCACCGAGGTGCGCGAAGAGAACGGCATTCCATTTCCCGCGCCGCTCAACACTGTCATCGTCGCCGTGGTGCGCGAGATGCTCGAGCTCTGCGGCGGCAACAAGAGCGAAGCCGCGCGGCGGCTCGCCATTTCGCGCACGCGCTTTCAACGATTGCTCGATCACGGCGACACCGACATTCCGCCGGACGACGAGGCGGAATCCGCTGAGGAAAGCGCGGGACTCAAGCTCGTCGCGGCGCATCCCGCCATCGGCGCGCGAGGCGCGCGGTGA
- a CDS encoding tetratricopeptide repeat protein → MTVVPSMESAPAYTNGRADELIRSGRSREARELLSGSLPSIERRGDRAALRQAVNLLGAASFETGELGDAEVAFNRALELGRSDNDDLLVARATNNLGAIANVRGEREQAIAMYSLAIAAYQRLGQPRGLASAYHNMAITFRHIGLLERADEYERRAIEFAMEAENPHILSLARIGRAELSLLRGDARLAEATALLVAREFASRSDPHQQANALRVVGAARTALGDLDGARRALDDGLTLAREHSAALAEAELLRARAELNCWLHDRAAARADASEAIRIFDRLAAREDSDKLARWLAAVEQQVNGQC, encoded by the coding sequence GTGACGGTCGTGCCGTCGATGGAGAGTGCGCCGGCGTACACGAACGGCCGCGCGGACGAACTGATTCGCTCGGGGCGTTCGCGCGAAGCCCGTGAGCTGTTGAGCGGCAGCCTTCCGTCCATCGAGCGGCGCGGCGATCGTGCCGCGCTCCGGCAAGCGGTCAATTTGCTCGGTGCAGCCAGTTTTGAAACGGGCGAGCTTGGCGATGCGGAAGTCGCGTTCAATCGCGCGCTGGAGCTCGGGCGCAGCGACAACGACGACCTCCTCGTCGCGCGCGCTACCAACAACCTTGGCGCCATCGCCAATGTGCGCGGAGAACGCGAGCAGGCCATCGCCATGTACTCGCTTGCCATCGCGGCGTATCAGCGCCTGGGCCAACCGCGCGGACTCGCGTCGGCCTATCACAACATGGCGATCACGTTTCGCCACATCGGGCTGCTCGAGCGTGCCGACGAGTACGAGCGGCGCGCGATCGAGTTCGCGATGGAGGCGGAGAATCCGCACATTCTCTCGCTGGCGCGCATCGGCCGCGCGGAGTTGAGTCTTCTGCGCGGCGACGCACGCCTGGCCGAGGCGACGGCGCTGCTGGTCGCGCGCGAGTTCGCGTCGCGATCCGACCCGCACCAGCAGGCGAACGCGCTGCGGGTGGTCGGAGCCGCGCGCACGGCGCTCGGCGATCTCGATGGCGCGCGCCGCGCACTCGACGACGGTCTGACGCTCGCGCGCGAGCATTCCGCGGCGCTGGCCGAGGCGGAGCTGCTACGGGCAAGGGCCGAGCTCAACTGCTGGCTGCATGACCGCGCCGCCGCCCGCGCGGACGCGTCCGAGGCGATTCGCATCTTCGATCGGCTGGCTGCCCGTGAGGATAGTGATAAACTGGCGCGCTGGCTCGCCGCGGTCGAACAACAGGTGAACGGGCAGTGCTGA
- a CDS encoding glycosyltransferase family 2 protein has product MANPAFHLSDFDAPDLSSAPLATPRVALTVVVPTLNAAPRLAAALQSVSFADEIIVVDAGSSDDTLGVARAHGAQVMSIGRTTIGMQRNAGIAAARNAWILALDSDEVVTEELRASLARVCADQSPIGRAYKVRSRNWHLGRELRHGPWGRDWKVRVFSRDARFNAARVHERIQSSAPVAALDGALLHWPYDDLAHQIVKIAQYAKWSAEDMRAHGRHAHVRDIIARPIWRFVRDYVLFSGWRDGVAGFVVSVASAFSVFLKYASLWFSSEAV; this is encoded by the coding sequence ATGGCAAACCCGGCATTCCATCTCTCGGATTTCGACGCGCCCGACTTGTCGAGCGCGCCGCTCGCGACACCTCGCGTCGCGTTGACGGTCGTCGTTCCGACCCTCAACGCGGCGCCGCGTCTGGCGGCGGCACTCCAATCCGTCTCATTCGCCGACGAGATCATCGTCGTCGACGCCGGATCGAGCGACGACACCCTGGGCGTCGCCCGCGCGCATGGCGCACAGGTGATGTCGATCGGCCGAACGACGATCGGCATGCAGCGGAACGCAGGGATTGCGGCGGCGCGCAACGCGTGGATTCTCGCGCTCGATTCCGACGAAGTGGTGACCGAGGAGCTGCGTGCATCGCTGGCACGCGTGTGCGCGGATCAGTCGCCGATCGGCCGCGCGTACAAGGTGCGCTCGCGCAACTGGCATCTGGGGCGCGAGCTGCGGCACGGGCCGTGGGGCCGCGACTGGAAGGTGCGCGTCTTCTCGCGCGACGCGCGCTTCAACGCGGCGCGCGTCCACGAGCGGATTCAGTCCTCCGCGCCCGTCGCGGCGCTCGATGGCGCGCTGCTGCACTGGCCGTACGATGATCTCGCGCACCAGATCGTGAAGATCGCGCAATACGCCAAATGGAGCGCCGAGGACATGCGCGCGCATGGACGGCACGCGCATGTCCGCGATATCATCGCGCGGCCGATCTGGCGCTTCGTGCGCGATTATGTGCTGTTCAGCGGGTGGCGCGACGGTGTGGCGGGGTTCGTCGTTTCGGTCGCGAGCGCGTTTTCGGTGTTTCTCAAATACGCGTCGCTGTGGTTCTCGAGCGAGGCAGTATGA
- a CDS encoding Ig-like domain-containing protein — translation MHMRTPTLLFSLAAVALTAACHKDSTGELPTTPSTPSTPGSSTSSSGLTITADTGLIGDTVLVTSVLQVKVHVTQNNTPVSGTAVTWTVSSGGGSVSAPSSTTDASGAAVVTWTIGDTARTNALSAGITGATVAVTVTAIGGKPTQLLKVTADSSAVVSGAALLLVARATDKFGNAAPGVAVTWSASGGTLSTPTSTTGLSGNASVNFVTPAKAGTSTVTASVAGLGSVTFKVVGL, via the coding sequence ATGCATATGCGCACACCCACCCTGCTCTTCTCGCTGGCCGCCGTTGCTCTGACGGCAGCGTGCCACAAGGACAGCACCGGCGAGCTCCCCACCACGCCGTCAACGCCGTCGACCCCCGGCAGCTCGACGTCCTCGAGCGGATTGACGATCACGGCCGACACCGGCTTGATCGGCGACACCGTTCTCGTGACGTCGGTGCTGCAGGTGAAGGTGCACGTGACTCAGAACAACACACCCGTTTCCGGCACCGCGGTGACGTGGACGGTCTCGTCCGGCGGCGGGTCGGTGTCGGCGCCGTCGAGCACCACGGACGCTTCGGGAGCCGCGGTGGTGACGTGGACCATTGGCGACACCGCGCGCACGAACGCGTTGTCCGCTGGTATCACGGGTGCGACGGTCGCCGTCACCGTCACGGCGATCGGCGGCAAGCCGACGCAGCTCCTCAAAGTCACCGCGGATTCCAGCGCTGTCGTTTCCGGCGCCGCGCTGCTGCTCGTCGCGCGCGCGACCGACAAGTTCGGCAATGCCGCACCCGGCGTGGCGGTGACGTGGAGCGCGAGCGGCGGAACGCTGAGCACCCCGACCTCGACGACCGGATTGAGCGGCAACGCGTCGGTCAACTTCGTCACGCCGGCGAAAGCCGGTACGTCGACGGTGACCGCGAGTGTCGCCGGTCTCGGGAGCGTCACGTTCAAGGTGGTGGGACTCTAG
- a CDS encoding Tex family protein, protein MTVSPLQSMSLHEVVSTIARELSLAQPQVAGALALFDEGNTLPFIARYRKEATGGLDEIQLRDVRDRAQYLRELGERRTAILDSIADQGKLDDALKARIEAAATKQALEDLYLPYKPKRRTRATIARERGLEPLAELVWTGELTVDALTERAREFVDAASEVPDVEHALAGARDILAERIADDASLRGRVRDVTRAEGVVRARVTTAKANEVSKFQDYYEFSQPLEDLPSHRVLAIRRGEAEGFLLWSVDAPAERIVADIEQQRCARHAAADQMRLVAQDAYKRLIAPAVEVDLRLELKTRADEEAIAIFGRNLEQLLLAPPAGERVVIGLDPGFRTGVKVAVASKTGAVAATDTFFLHQPDRFTQSLLAYVARFDPDLISIGNGTASRETETLVRDILAERRLSRPQVVVVNESGASVYSASELARDELPDLDVSLRGAVSIARRLQDPLAELVKIDPKSIGVGQYQHDVSQPRLKARLDEVVESCVNRVGVEVNTASVALLSYVAGVGPSLAANIVKARDERGGFTSRRDLAKVPRLGAKAFEQAAGFLRVRGGAHPLDASAVHPERYPLVEAIAADVGTPLAELIGNEPQLGRVKLERYVSSEVGLPTLQDILTELRKPGRDPREAFEPPAFRADVTEPKHLVEGMELEGVVTNIVAFGAFVDVGVHQDGLVHVSQLADRYVSDPNAVVSVGQKVKVRVMSVDLERSRIALTMKRGAAASEQRPAARAQKPEKPHRPPVAPIPRSGTVAPNGMRFK, encoded by the coding sequence TTGACCGTCTCCCCACTCCAGTCGATGTCGCTGCACGAAGTCGTTTCCACGATCGCCCGCGAGCTGTCGCTCGCCCAGCCCCAGGTCGCCGGCGCGCTCGCGTTGTTCGACGAAGGCAACACGCTCCCCTTCATCGCCCGCTATCGGAAGGAAGCCACAGGCGGACTCGACGAAATCCAATTGCGCGACGTCCGAGATCGCGCGCAGTACCTTCGCGAGCTCGGCGAACGCCGGACCGCCATTCTCGACAGCATCGCGGACCAGGGCAAGCTCGACGACGCGCTGAAGGCGCGCATCGAAGCGGCCGCCACGAAGCAAGCGCTCGAGGATTTATATCTTCCATACAAGCCCAAGCGGCGCACGCGTGCGACGATCGCGCGCGAACGCGGACTCGAACCGCTCGCGGAGCTCGTGTGGACGGGCGAGCTCACAGTCGACGCGTTGACCGAGCGCGCTCGCGAATTCGTCGACGCGGCAAGCGAAGTCCCTGACGTCGAACACGCGCTCGCCGGTGCACGCGACATTCTCGCCGAGCGCATCGCGGACGATGCGAGCCTCCGCGGCCGTGTGCGCGACGTGACGCGTGCCGAAGGCGTCGTTCGCGCGCGCGTGACCACGGCCAAAGCGAACGAAGTTTCCAAATTCCAGGATTATTACGAGTTCTCTCAACCGCTCGAGGACCTGCCGTCGCATCGCGTGCTCGCCATTCGGCGCGGCGAGGCGGAGGGCTTTCTCCTCTGGTCCGTTGATGCGCCTGCCGAGCGCATTGTCGCGGACATCGAGCAGCAGCGTTGCGCGCGGCATGCCGCGGCGGATCAAATGCGGCTCGTCGCGCAGGATGCGTACAAGCGGCTGATCGCGCCCGCGGTCGAAGTCGATTTGCGGCTCGAGCTCAAAACGCGCGCCGACGAAGAGGCGATCGCGATCTTCGGACGGAATCTCGAGCAGTTGCTGCTCGCACCGCCGGCGGGCGAGCGCGTCGTGATCGGCCTCGATCCGGGATTCCGCACGGGCGTCAAGGTCGCGGTGGCGTCGAAGACCGGCGCGGTCGCGGCGACGGATACATTCTTTCTCCATCAGCCCGATCGATTCACCCAATCGCTGTTGGCCTACGTCGCGCGGTTCGACCCCGATCTGATTTCGATCGGCAACGGCACGGCGTCGCGGGAGACGGAGACACTCGTGCGCGACATTCTCGCCGAGCGGCGGTTGTCGCGCCCGCAGGTGGTCGTCGTCAACGAATCGGGCGCCTCCGTCTACTCGGCGTCCGAGCTGGCGCGCGACGAGCTGCCCGATCTCGACGTGTCGCTGCGCGGCGCGGTGTCGATCGCGCGGCGGCTGCAGGATCCGCTCGCGGAATTGGTGAAGATCGATCCCAAGTCGATCGGCGTCGGGCAGTATCAGCACGACGTGTCGCAGCCGCGGCTCAAGGCGCGGTTGGACGAAGTCGTTGAGAGTTGTGTAAATCGCGTCGGGGTCGAAGTGAACACCGCGTCGGTCGCGCTGTTGTCGTACGTGGCGGGCGTCGGTCCGTCACTCGCCGCGAACATCGTGAAGGCGCGCGACGAGCGCGGCGGATTCACCTCGCGTCGCGATCTCGCGAAAGTGCCTCGGTTGGGCGCGAAGGCGTTCGAGCAGGCCGCCGGATTTCTCCGCGTGCGTGGCGGCGCGCATCCGCTCGACGCGTCGGCGGTGCATCCCGAGCGGTACCCGCTCGTCGAGGCGATCGCCGCGGACGTCGGTACGCCGCTGGCGGAGTTGATCGGCAACGAGCCGCAGCTTGGACGCGTGAAGCTCGAGCGTTACGTCTCGAGCGAAGTCGGACTTCCCACGCTTCAGGATATTCTCACGGAGCTGCGCAAGCCGGGACGCGATCCGCGCGAGGCGTTCGAGCCGCCGGCGTTCCGCGCCGACGTGACGGAGCCGAAGCATCTCGTCGAGGGAATGGAGCTCGAGGGCGTCGTCACGAACATCGTGGCGTTCGGCGCGTTCGTCGACGTCGGCGTGCATCAGGACGGTCTCGTGCACGTGTCGCAGCTCGCGGATCGTTACGTGAGCGATCCGAACGCCGTGGTGAGCGTCGGACAGAAGGTGAAGGTGCGCGTGATGTCGGTGGATCTCGAGCGGAGTCGCATTGCGCTCACGATGAAGCGAGGCGCTGCCGCGTCGGAGCAACGGCCGGCCGCGAGAGCGCAAAAGCCCGAGAAACCGCACAGGCCGCCTGTCGCACCAATTCCTCGCTCGGGCACTGTCGCGCCGAACGGGATGCGCTTCAAGTAG
- a CDS encoding DUF2339 domain-containing protein has protein sequence MTFPPGPPPSDGDHPSLEERVARLEETLAMVAAELAALRGTGAPSRSTAARPLIPPPPPFTAAPATRRFRSDDVESLLGRYGMLVIAVLAAVAAVGTFLSWAIAHRYLQLGPTARLVLGLVVAAAIGGWGFRLRRRERSFGSTLLGLSLAIVHVCAYGAGPGLHIVPSAAAFVGAAVVSWMLAYFAHTENDEPLWCAAFAGAAIAPFVTSDGVANEYALLGYGILVLIPGCFAIGKRDWAIGWRAVYAVSALYAIAAATVAERSGMPEFVTAFSFPFVVATFGVAIVAPATRVRGVLRWMALLALIASLGNGPATASETLAGVIIGGLAMWLLLLDYHADAPQSTVIRRTRNDPVVLDWFDAAVLPFAFAIRAADAVMFEHGLWPAFAAATVLALIFTWRRRVGSLRDASAFATSATAIMAVLVAPIEKPLGRIAACVALSLLLLALHKPRPSRTWVVVGGVFLIGTALRTVVLLMFRRPYQFTPFTTEPSTCALAVLIGFIAISRFWPLLRTATRESLAGRAEWTYAAELRLLLRAVTTAPWLWAFVWALIELAMAYSPSTAALLLVVYFAATAVASVAIGRARHRARLRQTGLGLALAAAATACYGASTYFDFGARIAAYLVTSVFLLGIAYWYRRPGGTTAAAT, from the coding sequence GTGACGTTTCCGCCCGGTCCGCCACCCTCCGACGGCGATCACCCCTCGCTGGAGGAGCGCGTCGCACGACTCGAGGAAACGCTCGCGATGGTCGCGGCGGAACTGGCGGCGCTGCGCGGGACGGGCGCGCCCTCACGAAGTACGGCTGCCCGGCCGCTTATTCCGCCACCTCCGCCGTTCACCGCCGCGCCCGCGACGCGCCGCTTTCGATCCGATGATGTCGAGAGTCTGCTCGGCCGGTACGGCATGCTCGTCATCGCGGTGCTCGCGGCCGTGGCGGCGGTCGGAACGTTCCTCAGCTGGGCGATAGCGCACAGGTATCTGCAGCTCGGTCCAACCGCGCGCTTGGTGCTCGGTCTCGTCGTTGCCGCGGCGATTGGCGGCTGGGGTTTTCGATTGCGCCGCCGCGAGCGGTCGTTCGGCTCGACGCTGCTCGGACTGTCGCTCGCGATCGTGCACGTGTGCGCGTATGGCGCCGGGCCGGGGCTGCACATCGTTCCGTCGGCTGCGGCGTTCGTTGGCGCGGCCGTGGTGTCGTGGATGCTCGCGTATTTCGCGCATACCGAAAACGATGAGCCGCTCTGGTGCGCGGCATTCGCCGGCGCCGCGATCGCGCCGTTCGTAACGTCCGACGGCGTGGCGAACGAATACGCGCTCTTGGGCTACGGCATTCTCGTGCTCATTCCCGGCTGCTTCGCGATCGGGAAGCGCGACTGGGCGATCGGCTGGCGCGCCGTGTATGCCGTGAGCGCGCTGTACGCGATCGCCGCGGCGACCGTCGCCGAACGTTCGGGAATGCCGGAGTTCGTGACGGCATTCTCGTTCCCGTTCGTGGTCGCGACCTTCGGTGTCGCGATCGTTGCACCGGCGACGCGCGTGCGAGGCGTGCTGCGCTGGATGGCGCTGCTCGCGCTCATCGCGAGTCTTGGCAACGGACCGGCCACCGCATCGGAGACGCTCGCCGGGGTCATCATCGGTGGACTCGCGATGTGGCTGTTGCTGCTCGACTATCACGCCGACGCTCCGCAGTCGACAGTGATTCGCCGCACGCGAAACGATCCGGTCGTTCTCGATTGGTTCGACGCCGCGGTGTTGCCGTTCGCGTTCGCGATTCGCGCCGCGGACGCGGTCATGTTCGAGCATGGGTTGTGGCCCGCGTTCGCCGCGGCGACCGTGCTCGCGCTGATCTTCACGTGGCGCCGGCGCGTCGGCTCGTTGCGCGATGCGTCGGCGTTCGCGACGAGCGCAACGGCAATCATGGCCGTCCTCGTCGCGCCCATCGAAAAACCACTCGGCCGAATCGCCGCATGCGTCGCGCTGTCGTTGTTGCTTCTCGCATTGCACAAGCCGCGGCCGAGTCGCACGTGGGTGGTCGTCGGCGGCGTATTCCTCATCGGAACGGCGCTTCGCACCGTCGTGCTGCTCATGTTTCGGCGGCCGTACCAGTTCACGCCGTTCACCACCGAGCCGTCGACCTGCGCGCTCGCCGTGTTGATCGGATTCATCGCGATCTCACGCTTCTGGCCATTGCTGCGAACGGCGACGCGCGAGTCGCTCGCCGGCCGCGCTGAGTGGACCTACGCCGCCGAGCTGCGGCTGCTGCTGCGAGCGGTCACGACCGCGCCGTGGTTGTGGGCATTCGTCTGGGCGCTGATCGAGCTCGCGATGGCGTACAGTCCAAGCACCGCCGCGCTGCTGCTGGTCGTCTACTTCGCCGCGACCGCGGTGGCGAGCGTCGCGATCGGCCGAGCGCGGCATCGCGCGCGATTGCGCCAGACCGGACTCGGTCTGGCGCTCGCCGCGGCGGCGACGGCGTGCTACGGCGCGAGCACGTACTTCGATTTCGGCGCGCGCATCGCCGCGTACCTCGTCACCAGCGTGTTCCTGCTCGGCATCGCGTACTGGTATCGACGCCCCGGGGGAACGACGGCCGCCGCTACTTGA
- a CDS encoding DinB family protein has protein sequence MAFADTIVPEFDQEMRTTRSLLERVPLDKSDWKPHTKSTAMGALAFHLANLAGFGEMIVKQEGRDFGAAAQTSTRANAATERTREELLALFDENVAKSRAALQSLQDKDLGTTWTLSNGGNVIFAMPRAAVIRTLLMNHIIHHRGQLSVYLRLNDVPLPSIYGPTADT, from the coding sequence ATGGCCTTCGCCGATACCATCGTCCCCGAGTTCGACCAGGAGATGCGCACCACCCGGTCCCTGTTGGAACGCGTTCCGCTCGACAAGAGCGATTGGAAGCCTCACACGAAGTCGACGGCGATGGGGGCGCTGGCGTTCCATCTCGCCAATCTGGCCGGATTCGGCGAGATGATCGTGAAACAGGAAGGCCGCGACTTCGGCGCCGCCGCACAGACCAGCACGCGCGCCAATGCCGCCACCGAACGTACGCGCGAAGAGCTGCTGGCGTTGTTCGATGAGAACGTCGCGAAGTCGCGCGCCGCATTACAGTCACTTCAGGACAAGGATCTGGGCACGACCTGGACGCTCAGCAACGGCGGTAACGTCATCTTCGCGATGCCGCGCGCGGCGGTGATACGGACGCTGCTGATGAATCACATCATTCATCATCGCGGACAGTTGAGCGTGTATCTCCGGCTCAACGACGTGCCGCTGCCGTCGATCTACGGCCCCACGGCCGATACCTGA